The following coding sequences are from one Muntiacus reevesi chromosome 17, mMunRee1.1, whole genome shotgun sequence window:
- the TESK1 gene encoding dual specificity testis-specific protein kinase 1 produces MAGERPPLRGPGPGPGEAPGEGPPGPGGAGGGPGRGRPSSYRALRSAVSSLARVDDFHCAEKIGAGFFSEVYKVRHRQSGQVMVLKMNRLPSNRGNTLREVQLMNRLRHPNILRFMGVCVHQGQLHALTEYMNGGTLEQLLSSPEPLSWPVRLRLALDIARGLRYLHAKGVFHRDLTSKNCLIRREDRGFTAVVGDFGLAEKIPVYREGARKEPLAVVGSPYWMAPEVLRGELYDEKADVFAFGIVLCELIARVPADPDYLPRTEDFGLDVPAFRTLVGDDCPLPFLLLAIHCCSMEPRTRAPFTEITQHLEWILEQLPEPASLPRVPLTRGQGSVPRGGPSATLPRPDPRLSRSRSDLFLPPSPESPPNWGDCLTRVNPFSLREDLRGGKIKLLDTPSRPVAPLSLVPPSLLPSAQLPLVTSPETLVQPGTPARRCRSLPSSPELPRRMETALPGPGPPAVGPSAEEQMECEGSSPEPEPPRPAPQLPLAMAVATDNFISTCSSASQPWSPRSGPPLNNNPPAVVVNSPQGWAGEPWNRAQHSLPRAAALERTEPSPPPSAPREPEEGLPCPGCCLGPFSFGFLSMCPRPAPAVARYRNLNCEAGSLLCHRGHHAKPPTPSLQLPGARS; encoded by the exons ATGGCCGGGGAACGGCCCCCACTACGGGGCCCTGGGCCCGGGCCTGGAGAGGCGCCGGGGGAGGGGCCCCCGGGGCCGGGGGGCGCGGGAGGAGGCCCGGGCCGGGGCCGCCCCTCCTCCTACCGGGCTCTCCGCAGCGCCGTGTCCAGCCTGGCACGCGTGGACGATTTCCACTGCGCCGAGAAGATCGGGGCCGGCTTCTTCTCTGAGGTCTACAAG GTTCGGCACCGACAGTCAGGGCAAGTCATGGTGCTGAAAATGAACAGGCTCCCCAGTAACCGGGGAAACACGCTAAGGGAGGTGCAGCTGATGAACCGGCTTCGGCACCCCAACATCCTAAG GTTCATGGGGGTCTGCGTGCACCAAGGGCAGCTGCACGCTCTTACAGAG TATATGAACGGGGGGACCCTGGAACAGCTGCTTAGCTCCCCTGAACCCCTATCCTGGCCTGTCAGGCTCCGCCTGGCTTTGGACATCGCCCGTGGCCTGCGGTACCTGCATGCCAAAGGGGTATTCCACCGAGACCTCACATCCAAG AACTGTCTGATCCGACGGGAAGACCGAGGCTTCACAGCTGTTGTGGGTGACTTCGGGCTGGCTGAAAAGATTCCTGTGTATAG GGAAGGGGCAAGGAAGGAGCCTTTGGCTGTGGTGGGTTCCCCGTACTGGATGGCTCCAGAGGTGTTGCGAGGCGAGCTGTATGATGAGAAG GCTGACGTCTTTGCCTTTGGGATTGTCCTCTGTGAGCTCATCGCCCGGGTCCCTGCAGACCCTGACTACCTGCCCCGGACCGAG GACTTTGGGCTGGATGTGCCTGCTTTCAGGACCCTGGTAGGGGACGACTGCCCACTGCCTTTCCTGCTCCTGGCCATCCACTGCTGCAGT ATGGAACCGCGCACTCGTGCTCCCTTCACTGAAATCACCCAGCACCTGGAGTGGATCCTGGAGCAGCTGCCtgagccagcctccctgccccgGGTCCCCCTGACACGCGGTCAGG GATCTGTTCCAAGAGGGGGTCCCTCTGCCACACTCCCCAGGCCAGACCCCCGGCTCTCCCGAAGCCGGTCAGACCTCTTCCTGCCCCCATCGCCAGAATCACCCCCCAACTGGGGGGACTGTCTGACTCGAGTCAACCCCTTTTCACTACGGGAAGACCTCAGAGGCGGCAAGATCAAGCTCCTGGACACCCCCAGCAGGCCGGTGGCCCCTCTATCCCTTGTACCACCATCGCTACTGCCCTCCGCCCAGCTGCCCCTGGTGACCTCTCCGGAGACCTTGGTCCAGCCTGGGACACCTGCCCGCCGCTGCCGCTCGCTGCCGTCATCCCCTGAGCTGCCCCGACGGATGGAGACAGCGCTGCCGGGTCCTGGCCCTCCTGCTGTGGGCCCGTCAGCCGAAGAGCAGATGGAGTGTGAGGGCAGCAGCCCTGAGCCGGAACCCCCAAGACCGGCCCCGCAGCTGCCCCTGGCCATGGCCGTGGCCACAGACAACTTCATCAGCACCTGCTCTTCGGCCTCCCAGCCCTGGTCCCCTAGATCAGGGCCTCCCCTTAACAACAACCCCCCGGCGGTGGTGGTGAACTCCCCGCAAGGCTGGGCAGGGGAGCCCTGGAACCGGGCCCAGCACAGTCTGCCCCGCGCAGCAGCCCTAGAGCGGACAGAACCCTCGCCGCCCCCTTCAGCTCCGCGGGAGCCTGAGGAGGGGCTGCCCTGCCCCGGCTGCTGCCTCGGCCCCTTCAGCTTTGGCTTCCTGTCCATGTGCCCCCGCCCCGCGCCAGCTGTGGCCCGCTACCGCAACCTGAACTGTGAGGCGGGCAGTCTCCTCTGCCACCGAGGGCACCACGCCAAgccacccacccccagcctgcagcTGCCCGGGGCGCGCTCTTAG